The proteins below come from a single Aspergillus oryzae RIB40 DNA, chromosome 5 genomic window:
- a CDS encoding uncharacterized protein (predicted protein): protein MPTLHTALAPLLPSKQNSFLSVRVDGVFNQVAFRVMPAPLREKQPLFDLSRRQQLQSAHNVRGLLFGFWSPGCSNGFNVAGFHLHFISDDRTAGGHVTGFEAWDVKLSAGVLKDYVVELPQDEDFLEVPIRSYEEDQNLS from the coding sequence ATGCCAACCCTACACACGGCACTCgcacctcttcttccttcaaAACAgaattcttttctctctgtccGCGTGGACGGTGTGTTCAATCAGGTGGCCTTCCGAGTTATGCCCGCGCCGCTTAGAGAAAAGCAGCCATTATTCGACTTGTCGAGACGCCAGCAACTACAATCTGCCCACAATGTTCGAGGCCTCCTCTTTGGATTCTGGTCGCCTGGCTGTAGCAATGGCTTCAACGTCGCGGGATTCCATCTACATTTCATCTCTGACGATCGCACCGCGGGAGGACACGTTACGGGATTCGAGGCTTGGGACGTGAAGCTCTCTGCGGGGGTTCTCAAGGATTATGTGGTTGAGTTGCCCCAAGACGAGGACTTTCTTGAAGTCCCAATTCGGAGTTATGAGGAGGATCAAAACCTTTCCTGA
- a CDS encoding putative MFS transporter (permease of the major facilitator superfamily), whose protein sequence is MASKSVSPSDLERHDTFKSAGRNASLDDNDTNKLGAYASAPGVVEDVVRVVDHKAERALCRRFDLRLLPILAVMYLFNALDKGNLGNAETDGMSDDLNFKPNQYNLLLSIFFVPYVIFAPPFAMLGKRFSPARVLPILMFSFGSFTLLSSATKNFGGMFALRWFLGMSEAAFFPLVIYYLTTFYRRGELARRLAIFYAASNIANAFSGLIAFGVFQIKHSSIPNWRYLFIIEGGVTVLFSIFAFWYLPRSAAEAKFLSDEEKALALHRIQVDSSAVVNEEFRFREALGIFKHPSTYVWLCIEICLGVPIQGVALFLPQIVQRLGYSTVKTNLYTVAPNVTGAVMLLILAFCSDAVRLRSPFIVLGFLLTFAGFMIYASIDDVQAQIRVAYFATFMMTWGTSAPSVLLSTWYNNNIAHEGRRVLLTSIGVPLANLMGLVSSNVFRSQDKPKYIPALITVGAFGATGAALAGCLGIYMWLDNKRRDRRDGVTVRAQDVPTERLRDGPASPEFRWFL, encoded by the exons ATGGCGTCGAAAAGCGTTTCTCCATCCGACTTGGAGCGACATGATACATTCAAGTCCGCTGGACGGAATGCTTCACtagatgacaatgacactAACAAGTTGGGTGCCTATGCATCTGCTCCAGGTGTAGTCGAAGATGTAGTCAGAGTGGTTGACCACAAAGCTGAACGAGCTTTGTGCCGACGATTTGATCTGCGATTGCTTCCTATATTGGCCGTTATGT ATCTGTTCAATGCTTTGGATAAAGGAAATTTAGGAAATGCGGAAACTGATGGGATGAGCGATG ATCTCAACTTCAAACCTAACCAATACAACCTCCTCCTGTCCATATTCTTTGTTCCATATGTCATTTTTGCGCCGCCGTTCGCGATGTTGGGCAAACGATTTAGCCCTGCCAGAGTGCTACCTATTCTCATGTTTAGCTTTGGTTCTTTCACCCTCCTATCGTCTGCGACCAAGAATTTTGGTGGGATGTTCGCACTCCGATGGTTCCTAGGAATGTCAGAAGCGGCATTTTTCCCGCTGGTGATCTACTATCTGACGACCTTTTACCGTCGCGGTGAGCTCGCCAGACGACTAGCCATCTTCTACGCGGCGTCCAATATCGCCAATGCCTTCTCCGGCCTGATCGCATTCGGCGTATTCCAAATTAAACACTCCAGCATTCCTAACTGGCGCTATCTATTCATCATCGAGGGCGGAGTAACTgtcctcttctccatattcgCATTCTGGTACCTCCCCCGCAGCGCCGCGGAAGCAAAGTTCCTCTCagacgaagagaaagccCTCGCCTTGCATCGTATCCAAGTCGATTCGAGTGCGGTAGTGAACGAAGAATTTCGTTTCCGCGAAGCCCTCGGCATCTTTAAGCACCCTAGCACTTACGTATGGCTCTGCATTGAAATCTGTCTGGGAGTCCCCATCCAAGGTGTCGCCCTTTTCTTACCCCAGATTGTCCAGCGACTTGGCTACAGCACCGTCAAGACGAACCTATACACAGTCGCTCCAAACGTCACCGGTGCAGTCATGCTGCTGATCCTGGCATTCTGCTCCGATGCAGTCCGTCTCCGTTCGCCTTTCATCGTACTCGGATTTCTCCTCACATTCGCCGGTTTCATGATCTATGCTTCCATCGATGACGTGCAAGCTCAGATCCGCGTCGCGTATTTCGCAACTTTCATGATGACCTGGGGAACTTCCGCCCCGTCCGTGTTGCTGAGTACATGGTATAACAACAACATCGCGCACGAAGGCCGTCGTGTGCTACTTACCAGTATCGGTGTGCCACTGGCCAATCTGATGGGTTTGGTGAGCAGCAATGTCTTCCGCAGTCAGGATAAGCCCAAGTACATACCGGCATTGATCACAGTCGGGGCGTTTGGGGCCACTGGGGCCGCATTGGCAGGGTGCTTGGGGATTTACATGTGGCTTGATAATAAGAGGCGCGATCGCAGGGATGGAGTGACGGTTAGAGCGCAGGATGTGCCTACCGAGCGGTTGAGAGATGGTCCTGCTAGTCCTGAGTTCCGGTGGTTTCTTTGa
- a CDS encoding cupin domain-containing protein (predicted protein) yields MSSSSHNPHNTPTLPNFTRYITTHDANGTAIIHSETESTFREYDNGSLRFNVPFTTSQFPAELSGDADIAAHESLIASGNLGLVSFSGTVCRVVDFAPLKSGGKGLMHRTQSLDYGIVLEGSIEMWLDSGEMKLLKKGDIAVQRGTMHEWRNASETEWTRMVFVLQGTKPLVVGDKVLKEELGTQTEIKPSVSATNL; encoded by the coding sequence atgtcctcatcatcccataACCCCCACAACACCCCAACCCTCCCCAACTTCACCCGATACATCACAACCCACGACGCCAACGGTACCGCGATAATCCACAGTGAAACGGAAAGTACATTCAGAGAATACGACAACGGTAGCCTCCGCTTTAATGTCCCCTTCACAACCTCCCAGTTCCCTGCCGAACTAAGCGGTGACGCCGATATAGCCGCCCACGAGTCCTTGATAGCGTCTGGCAACCTGGGTCTGGTTAGCTTTAGTGGAACTGTCTGCCGGGTTGTGGACTTTGCGCCTCTGAAATCGGGAGGCAAGGGATTGATGCATCGGACTCAGAGCTTGGATTATGGGATCGTCCTGGAGGGATCTATTGAGATGTGGTTGGACTCGGGGGAGatgaagctcttgaagaAAGGTGATATTGCTGTGCAGAGAGGAACAATGCATGAGTGGAGAAATGCAAGTGAGACGGAGTGGACTAGGATGGTTTTCGTGCTGCAGGGTACCAAGCCTTTAGTTGTTGGGGATAAAGTGCTGAAGGAGGAACTGGGGACTCAGACGGAGATTAAGCCCAGTGTGAGTGCAACTAATCTGTGA
- a CDS encoding SDR family NAD(P)-dependent oxidoreductase (dehydrogenases with different specificities (related to short-chain alcohol dehydrogenases)), translating to MSIFQAQKTALITGAASGIGFATAKLCRSRGMHLALLDIDAANLHKAKDELAATDPSLKTESYEIDVGDKNRWSEVANSIKSAFSGVDLVFLNAARPQRAQSQYEGKLKPWADVESWKKTFDTNVFGPLNGIEAILSLLLSTNTPKSVVITGSKQGITNPPGGGAPAYNASKAAIKNLTEHLAHDLRSDPATAHISAHLFVPGWTWTGLMGNVGPTQEENVKKMAGAWFPSQAAEVLVDGVEKGSFYIICPDGETDWPLDQARMQWASDDVVEGRPALSRWEASWKERAEAGIRADAEQRRK from the exons ATGTCTATCTTCCAAGCCCAGAAAACCGCCCTTATAACCGGCGCGGCCTCCGGAATCGGTTTCGCGACCGCTAAGCTCTGTCGCAGTCGGGGCATGCACCTTGCGTTGCTCGACATCGATGCTGCCAACCTTCACAAAGCGAAAGATGAACTTGCTGCCACTGACCCTTCACTCAAGACCGAGTCGTACGAGATAGATGTTGGGGATAAGAACAGGTGGTCTGAAGTTGCAAATTCCATAAAGTCGGCATTCAGTGGAGTGGATCTCGTGTTCTTGAATGCGGCAAGGCCACAGAGAGCGCAGAGCCAGTATGAAGGAAAACTGAAGCCATGGGCAGATGTTGAGTCCTGGAAGAAG ACATTCGACACTAATGTCTTCGGACCGCTGAACGGCATCGAGGCCATTCTCTCGTTGCTTCTATCAACCAACACACCTAAGTCCGTCGTTATCACAGGCTCCAAGCAAGGAATCACAAACCCCCCAGGAGGTGGCGCCCCAGCGTACAATGCCTCGAAGGCCGCCATCAAGAACCTCACGGAGCACCTCGCTCACGATCTTCGGTCGGATCCCGCGACTGCACATATATCTGCACATCTGTTTGTTCCGGGATGGACCTGGACTGGACTAATGGGAAATGTTGGGCCTACACAGGAggagaatgtgaagaagatggctggAGCGTGGTTCCCTAGCCAAGCTGCGGAGGTACTCGTCGATGGAGTAGAGAAGGGCTCGTTCTATATCATCTGCCCCGATGGAGAGACGGATTGGCCATTAGATCAGGCTAGAATGCAGTGGGCTAGCGATGATGTCGTTGAAGGGCGACCGGCATTATCTCGTTGGGAGGCGAGTTGGAAGGAACGGGCGGAAGCAGGCATTCGTGCTGATGCTGAGCAACGGAGAAAGTAG
- a CDS encoding uncharacterized protein (predicted protein) produces the protein MTPLPGSNRAMLVALWLMFALLIEFSDGHARPIRRHGGLRNPSRPIKAFLLCGIGCPSCPAGSKAAPKVSTPKNGIKSGSLPKRVLARPEDEDFGGDVDAFLVSQYMRADWVPSSQQSLSSGLFRELGNVKFNLAVQDLHGCTSVVVVSEKGVWMSHMWENPAFGTEGPSGELWPSAENTFIADVLNAMEHGNQEMPGLTQFTGNGGAFIAAYKPFAYIFYPTGTQNLNYDRAYKARIDRISEKLQRLIPLKAPPLLYQYDRTRGSMMDARGKVLFQYEPNERVMQTNDGPLQQALNRLWLANRPTYVHQRYWPAWPRQMVAGNANQKRDTASSTPSSTPNSTLDDPETTLTRQIIPTLSNISLDDSLESSPAALDETLIASPTSEAEPECHIDI, from the coding sequence ATGACACCTTTGCCTGGATCAAATCGGGCCATGCTCGTGGCTCTATGGCTTATGTTTGCTCTTTTAATAGAATTTTCTGACGGTCATGCGAGGCCCATCCGACGCCATGGAGGATTGAGGAACCCATCTCGTCCCATTAAAGCATTCTTGCTCTGTGGAATAGGTTGCCCCTCATGCCCCGCCGGTTCAAAGGCCGCACCAAAGGTTTCGACACCTAAAAACGGGATAAAAAGTGGATCGTTACCCAAGCGGGTGCTAGCCAGACCAGAGGACGAGGATTTCGGTGGGGATGTCGATGCGTTCTTGGTGAGCCAATATATGAGAGCGGATTGGGTGCCTTCGTCTCAACAGAGCCTGTCATCAGGTCTGTTCAGGGAATTGGGAAATGTGAAGTTCAACTTGGCAGTGCAGGATCTACATGGATGTACCTCAGTGGTAGTAGTTTCCGAAAAGGGTGTATGGATGTCGCATATGTGGGAGAATCCTGCATTCGGTACGGAAGGCCCGTCTGGCGAGTTGTGGCCCAGTGCCGAGAACACGTTCATAGCCGATGTCCTCAATGCAATGGAACATGGCAATCAAGAGATGCCAGGCCTGACGCAATTCACCGGAAATGGCGGTGCCTTCATCGCCGCCTACAAGCCCTTTGCCTACATCTTTTATCCGACGGGGACTCAGAACCTTAACTATGATCGTGCATATAAAGCTAGGATCGATCGGATCAGCGAGAAACTCCAACGGCTCATTCCACTGAAAGCACCACCCCTCCTATATCAATATGATCGCACTAGAGGAAGTATGATGGATGCAAGGGGAAAGGTTCTCTTTCAGTACGAGCCTAACGAAAGAGTTATGCAGACCAACGATGGCCCCCTACAACAGGCACTGAATCGCTTATGGCTAGCCAATCGACCTACGTATGTTCATCAGAGATACTGGCCTGCTTGGCCCCGGCAGATGGTCGCCGGTAATGCCAATCAGAAAAGGGATACCGCGTCTAGTACGCCGAGCTCAACACCAAACTCGACGCTTGATGATCCGGAGACCACACTTACCCGCCAGATCATCCCAACATTGTCCAATATAAGTCTCGATGACAGTCTTGAGTCTTCTCCTGCAGCTCTTGACGAGACACTGATTGCGTCACCAACATCTGAGGCCGAACCGGAGTGTCACATCGATATCTAG
- a CDS encoding zinc-dependent alcohol dehydrogenase family protein (NADPH:quinone reductase and related Zn-dependent oxidoreductases), with amino-acid sequence MASIKQWTTPLKGVESLKLTEAPKPAPGKGEVLVEIHAVSLNYRDIEVTNGEYTHHKSVGQEDRIVPCSDMCGVITQVGDGVSAWKVGDRVLSTFLPDHQTGQVTEKELLRGMGLPLDGVLAEYRVFPEHALVKAPSYMSDEQAATLPIAVVTAWMSINGMRPMGQNGGHGEYILLQGTGGVAIAGLQIGKASGAKVIITSSSDSKLAQAKELGADYTINYRTHPNWEEEVMRLTNNHGADIILEVGGAQTLKKSFDSIAFGGLINCIGYVSGKMDAPDDRTNVNLLALRRNVTLKGIINGPKDRFEEAVKFYEKHQIQPVVNKVFSFEEANEAFRFLESGNHFGKVVVRVK; translated from the exons ATGGCCTCAATTAAGCAGTGGACGACTCCCTTGAAGGGAGTAGAGTCGTTAAAACTCACCGAAGCCCCGAAGCCCGCTCCGGGCAAGGGCGAAGTCCTCGTCGAGATCCACGCCGTGTCGCTGAATTACCGCGACATCGAGG TAACTAATGGCGAGTACACCCATCACAAGTCCGTCGGACAAGAAGACCGCATAGTGCCATGCTCCGACATGTGCGGCGTCATCACGCAGGTCGGCGATGGTGTCAGCGCTTGGAAAGTCGGCGATCGCGTtctctctaccttcctcCCCGATCATCAGACTGGCCAAGTGACGGAAAAGGAACTGTTGCGGGGGATGGGTCTGCCCCTCGATGGTGTCTTGGCCGAGTACCGCGTTTTCCCGGAACATGCGCTGGTCAAAGCGCCGAGCTACATGAGCGATGAGCAGGCCGCCACGCTTCCTATTGCAGTCGTGACGGCATGGATGTCGATCAACGGCATGCGACCTATGGGACAGAACGGAGGACACGGAGAATATATCCTGCTGCAGGGAACGGGCGGTGTCGCCATTGCCGGGCTGCAGATCGGAAAGGCTTCTGGTGCTAAGG TAATTAtcacctcttcttccgacTCCAAGCTCGCCCAAGCCAAGGAACTCGGCGCCGACTACACAATCAACTACCGCACCCACCCCaactgggaagaagaagtaatGCGCctcaccaacaaccacgGTGCAGACATCATCCTAGAGGTCGGTGGCGCCCAGAccctgaagaagagcttTGACTCCATCGCCTTTGGTGGGTTGATCAACTGCATCGGATACGTCTCCGGGAAGATGGACGCGCCAGATGACCGGACCAACGTGAACTTGCTGGCACTGCGGAGGAATGTTACCCTGAAAGGGATCATCAACGGACCCAAGGATCGGTTCGAGGAAGCGGTGAAGTTCTATGAGAAACATCAGATCCAGCCTGTAGTTAATAAGGTGTTCTCATTTGAAGAGGCCAACGAGGCGTTCAGGTTTTTGGAAAGTGGGAATCATTTTGGGAAGGTTGTTGTTAGGGTTAAGTAG
- a CDS encoding sulfatase family protein (sulfatases), which yields MKVMFGTWLLWGLATAAKQPNILFILTDDQGKLIGGLDHMPKLQENLIQKGATYPKHYCSVALCCPSRANLWTGRMPHNTNITDVGLPYGGYPKVVSAGWNDNYLPIWMQEAGYDTYYVGKLWNSHTEENYNNPYAKGFNGSDFLLDPWTYRYYNAKMTRNGETPVSYAGQYSTDVIKNKSLGFLDEALANPDRPWMLTIAPNAPHSNGSQDAVTGATWFGEPEYAPRHAQLFKEYKIPRDESFNKIIDGAVGWVADLPTLTEEEINYIDEFQRCRLRALQAVDEMIGELFEKLDKAGVLNNTYIFFSTDNGYHIGQHAMQPGKNCGYETDINIPLFIRGPGIPQNQTIDVVTSHTDLAPTFLSIAGTTRDGLDGKKIPTTIDAGNADNKSEHVAIEYWGIAVPEGIYGYKSDNDSQPGNSYRNNTYKGLRLVSDDYSLYYSVWCTNDKEFYNLKVPNAHQSYTIANRHLGQIIPRLDALMMVLKSCNGDSCREPWRQLHPKGYVNNLADALDSGFDEFYANQPKVSFSECSLGYHIYAEGPQEFNIYGSGSTAKRSEGEYVSKSHRCKTWERYTKLGCRLLMQETSVPITPIPRTSDAAIHTNMITHFKNDTTFGQSAQTCSTDIIRTEIVNSGMHPLPLLEI from the exons ATGAAGGTCATGTTCGGAACATGGCTGCTTTGGGGCCTTGCGACGGCCGCCAAACAGCCAAATATCTTGTTTATCCTTACGGATGATCAGGGCAAACTCATCGGTGGACTGGACCACATGCCTAAGCTGCAG GAAAACCTTATCCAAAAAGGAGCAACCTACCCCAAACACTATTGCTCCGTAGCCCTATGTTGCCCATCCAGAGCCAACCTCTGGACAGGTCGCATGCCacacaacaccaacatcacAGACGTTGGCCTACCATACGGTGGATACCCCAAGGTAGTCAGCGCAGGCTGGAACGACAACTACCTACCGATCTGGATGCAAGAAGCCGGCTACGATACATACTACGTCGGCAAGCTCTGGAATTCACATACAGAAGAAAACTACAACAACCCTTACGCGAAGGGGTTCAATGGTTCCGACTTCCTCCTCGACCCATGGACCTACCGGTATTACAACGCTAAAATGACCCGTAACGGGGAGACACCCGTCAGCTACGCTGGCCAATACTCGACCGATGTGATCAAGAACAAGTCATTGGGCTTTTTGGATGAAGCGTTAGCGAACCCGGATCGCCCGTGGATGCTTACTATTGCGCCGAACGCGCCGCACTCGAATGGATCCCAGGATGCAGTGACGGGTGCGACTTGGTTTGGTGAGCCTGAATATGCGCCGCGCCATGCGCAGCTCTTTAAGGAATATAAGATTCCCCGTGATGAGAGTTTCAATAAGATCATTGATGGGGCTGTCGGGTGGGTTGCTGACTTGCCAACGCTCACCGAGGAGGAAATTAACTATATCGATGAGTTCCAGCGGTGTCGGTTACGGGCGCTTCAGGCTGTTGATGAGATGATTGGTGAGCTTTTCGAGAAGCTTGATAAGGCTGGTGTGCTTAACAATACgtatatcttcttttctacggATAATGGGTACCATATTGGTCAGCATGCTATGCAGCCTGGGAAGAATTGTGGATATG AAACGGATATCAACATTCCTTTATTCATTCGCGGTCCTGGCATTCCTCAGAATCAAACAATTGATGTCGTCACTAGCCACACTGATCTTGCGCCTACTTTCCTCTCCATTGCGGGCACGACGAGAGATGGcctggatggaaagaagatccCGACTACCATCGATGCGGGTAACGCAGATAATAAGTCGGAGCATGTAGCAATCGAGTACTGGGGAATT GCTGTTCCCGAAGGTATCTACGGCTACAAAAGCGACAATGACAGCCAGCCAGGCAATAGCTATAGAAACAACACGTACAAAGGGCTACGACTCGTCTCAGACGACTATAGTCTTTACTATTCAGTCTGGTGCACTAACGACAAAGAATTCTACAATCTAAAGGTACCTAA CGCCCATCAATCCTATACCATCGCCAACCGTCACCTCGGCCAGATCATTCCCCGCCTTGATGCACTAATGATGGTTCTCAAATCGTGCAATGGAGATTCCTGCCGCGAGCCATGGCGGCAGCTTCACCCGAAGGGCTACGTGAATAACTTAGCCGATGCACTGGACTCAGGGTTTGATGAATTCTATGCGAACCAGCCGAAGGTGTCATTCTCGGAATGTAGCCTTGGGTATCATATTTATGCAGAGGGGCCACAGGAATTCAATATTTATGGAAGTGGGTCAACCGCGAAGAGGAGTGAAGGGGAGTATGTGTCG AAGTCCCACCGTTGCAAGACCTGGGAAAGATACACAAAATTGGGCTGTCGACTGCTAATGCAAGAAACATCCGTTCCTATCACGCCAATACCGAGAACAAGCGATGCAGCTATTCATACCAACATGATTACACATTTCAAGAACGACACCACATTCGGACAATCGGCACAAACTTGCTCCACTGATATTATAAGAACCGAGATAGTAAACTCTGGAATGCACCCCTTACCATTGTTAGAAATATAG
- a CDS encoding SGNH/GDSL hydrolase family protein (lysophospholipase L1 and related esterases) — protein MLLRVFVRIFSLLLLARIAWSYPLSSSIGQRNNVLFRNSDTHWVSIWTAMPQLTEPANLPPPPYNSSTYIFQNTTIRQTIRVTQPGHEIRLRLSNAFGLEDLSVTKVAVSLPVDQKLGTSAIQSNTTKDVLFSGSADIVIPNGGLVVSDPIAFPVKAQDTLTIDIYLEQGQGGGAITSHPGSRTTSWMSLGDWVGKRNLTDSSVESVDHWYFISAIEAHLPSTSRSCAIIGDSITDGRGSDTNKNNRWPDLLLTRMQQTPTTNSIALLNQAAGGNRILADGLGPNVISRIDRDALAQSGVRYAIIFEGVNDIGVADADPEVQKKIGDRLIVAYQQIVTRLHAASIPVFGATITPFGAPANASDVQPYSNPVREDTRQRINEWIRTSGVFDAVLDFDQVLRDPEAPAQLADEYDSGDYLHPNVAGYQALADYFPMDLFEEYRS, from the exons ATGTTACTACGTGTTTTCGTTCGTATTTTTTCCCTACTCCTCCTAGCTCGGATAGCATGGTCCTATCCTCTTAGTTCATCGATAGGCCAACGGAACAATGTACTCTTTCGAAATTCAGATACTCACTGGGTCAGCATATGGACTGCCATGCCTCAGTTGACCGAGCCAGCCAATCTACCTCCACCTCCCTAT AACTCCTCAACATACATATTTCAAAATACTACCATCCGCCAGACCATTCGTGTCACCCAACCAGGTCATGAGATTCGTTTACGCTTGTCTAATGCATTCGGCCTGGAAGATCTTTCAGTGACCAAGGTTGCAGTCAGTCTACCCGTAGACCAGAAGCTCGGGACGAGTGCGATTCAGTCCAATACCACGAAGGATGTTCTCTTCAGCGGTAGCGCAGACATAGTCATCCCGAATGGAGGTTTAGTCGTTTCAGACCCCATTGCATTCCCGGTGAAAGCGCAAGATACGCTCACTATCGACATCTATCTGGAACAGGGTCAGGGTGGAGGTGCAATTACCTCCCATCCAGGAAGTAGAACAACATCATGGATGAGCTTGGGTGACTGGGTCGGAAAAAGGAATCTAACAGACTCTTCGGTGGAGAGTGTTGATCACTG GTATTTTATCAGCGCCATTGAAGCTCACCTCCCATCCACGAGCCGCAGCTGCGCAATCATTGGCGACAGCATCACCGACGGACGAGGAAGCGATACGAACAAGAACAACCG CTGGCCCGACCTCCTCCTAACCCGCATGCAGCAAACCCCAACGACCAATTCAATTGCTCTCCTCAACCAAGCAGCAGGTGGCAACCGAATCCTCGCAGATGGGCTCGGCCCAAACGTAATCAGTCGCATTGACCGCGACGCCCTAGCTCAGTCCGGCGTCCGATACGCTATTATCTTTGAAGGCGTCAATGACATCGGAGTCGCTGATGCCGACCCAGAggtccagaagaagatcggcGATAGACTTATCGTTGCCTATCAGCAGATCGTGACCCGTCTCCACGCAGCCAGCATTCCTGTGTTCGGGGCTACTATAACGCCCTTTGGTGCACCAGCTAATGCTTCTGATGTACAACCCTACTCGAACCCTGTAAGGGAGGACACGCGTCAGAGAATTAACGAATGGATAAGGACGAGTGGTGTGTTTGATGCTGTTTTGGATTTTGATCAAGTGCTTAGAGATCCTGAGGCACCGGCACAACTTGCAGATGAGTACGATTCGGGCGATTATTTACACCCGAATGTAGCGGGCTATCAAGCGCTGGCGGATTATTTTCCTATGGATTTGTTTGAGGAGTACAGAAGCTAG
- the glcA gene encoding type 1 serine/threonine-protein phosphatase catalytic subunit GLC7 (serine/threonine specific protein phosphatase PP1, catalytic subunit), with protein MSEKEEVDLDSIINRLLEVRGSRPGKHVRLQDSEIQYLCHKAREVFISQPILLELEAPIQICGDVHGQYYDLLRLFEYGGYPPDANYLFLGDYVDRGKQSVECICLLLAYKIKYPENFFILRGNHECASINRIYGFYDECKRRYNVKLWKTFIDCFNCLPIAAIVEDKIFCMHGGLSPDLNSMEQIRRIMRPTDIPDCGLLCDLLWADPEKEITGWGENDRGVSFTFGPDVVHRFVQKHDIDLICRAHQCVEDGYEFFAKRKLVTLFSAPNYCGEFDNAGAMMSVDESLLCSFQILKPAEKKKANITRGFKSDRSNPSSSQQKKQS; from the exons ATgtctgagaaggaggaggtaGATCTGGACTCTATCATTAATAGATTGCTCGAAGTCAGGGGTAGCCGACCAGGTAAACACGTTCGACTGCAGGACTCGGAGATCCAATATCTCTGTCATAAAGCGCGTGAGGTTTTCATATCCCAACCCATATTACTAGAGCTCGAGGCACCCATTCAG ATTTGCGGTGATGTCCACGGCCAGTACTACGATCTCCTTCGCCTGTTCGAATACGGCGGCTATCCACCTGATGCCAATTACCTGTTCCTTGGCGACTATGTTGACCGCGGAAAGCAGTCGGTCGAATGCATTTGCCTCCTGCTAGCTTATAAGATCAAATACCCCGAGAACTTCTTTATCCTGCGAGGAAATCACGAATGTGCCTCGATAAACCGAATCTATGGGTTTTACGACGAATGCAAGAGGAGGTATAATGTCAAGCTCTGGAAGACGTTTATTGATTGCTTTAACTGTTTGCCAATTGCGGCTATTGTGGAGGACAAGATCTTTTGTATGCATGGAGGACTTAGTCCAGATTTAAATTCCATGGAGCAGATCCGTCGCATAATGCGTCCCACAGAT ATACCTGACTGCGGTCTATTGTGTGATCTCCTCTGGGCGGATccggagaaggaaataaCTGGCTGGGGCGAGAATGACCGTGGTGTCTCCTTCACATTCGGCCCTGACGTTGTGCACCGTTTTGTGCAGAAACACGATATAGACTTGATCTGTCGTGCGCATCAGTGTGTGGAAGATGGGTATGAGTTCTTCGCCAAACGAAAGCTTGTCACGTTGTTCAGCGCACCGAATTACTGTGGTGAATTTGACAACGCCGGCGCTATGATGAGTGTTGATGAGAGCctgctttgctcttttcaG ATTCTTAAACcggctgagaagaaaaaagcaaatattACCAGAGGGTTCAAATCGGACAGGTCTAATCCATCTTCAAGtcagcagaagaagcaaTCATAG
- a CDS encoding phosphotransferase family protein (predicted protein): MKRIPGEPLSKAWSKLSTHEKEGIAKQTAEYLLQLRNLQSDKTQSLTGGPVYLDFLFRNKDSHLSHGPITTHDELWAHMERGLNEAISEAVRIRLRQRMPPAAPYTFTHGDLTNVNIMVENGCLTGIIDWETSG; encoded by the coding sequence ATGAAACGAATTCCTGGCGAGCCCTTAAGCAAAGCCTGGTCAAAGCTTTCTACACATGAAAAGGAGGGAATAGCAAAACAGACCGCGGAGTATCTGCTACAACTTCGCAATCTCCAGTCCGACAAGACCCAATCTCTTACTGGCGGTCCAGTGTATTTAGATTTCCTATTTAGGAACAAAGATTCCCATCTGTCCCATGGTCCTATTACAACCCATGACGAGCTTTGGGCTCACATGGAGCGTGGATTGAATGAAGCCATATCTGAGGCTGTGCGCATACGACTTCGGCAACGTATGCCACCTGCGGCACCTTATACCTTTACGCACGGTGACCTCACTAATGTTAATATCATGGTTGAAAATGGATGTCTTACTGGGATTATTGATTGGGAGACATCCGGATAA